TCTTTACGCGTGGTATTGACTGTTTTCTGCAGAATGTTCTTGATCTCTCTATTGGAAATTTCCACTTGGCCACTCGTTTGGGGATGATAGGCGGTTGCAACCTTGTGTTTCACGCCGTTCTTGCTCAGTAATCCTTGGAACACTCTGTTGATGAAGTGAGTCCCACCATCGCTGATAACCACTCTAGGTACtccaaatcttggaaagatGATGGAGGTGAACATCTTGGTTACAACTCGTGCGTCGTTGGTCGGACTAGCAATGCTTCTACCCACTTAGAGACATAGTCGACTGCAACCAGGATGTACTCGTTCTTGTGAGAAGGTGGGAAAGGTCCCATAAAATCTATTCCCCAGCAGTCGAACACCTCAACTTCCAATATGTagttctgaggcatctcattccttttgCTGATACTGCCCATTCGCTGGCATGCATTACATCTGGATATGAAAGCGTGAGCATCTCTGAACATtgttggccaccagaatcccGCTTGGAGAATTTTGGAGACTGTTTTGAATGTGGCGAAGTGTCCAGCGTAGGAAGATCCGTGGCAGTGGTGTAGGATCCCTGGAATTTCAGCCTCCGGAACGCATCGTCTAAAGATCCCATCCTTGCGTTGTCGGTATAGATAAGGCTCATCCCAGAAGTAGTGCCTTGCCTCTCTTAAGAATTTTCTCTTCTCGTTCCCCGTGAACTTCTGAGGCTCCTTTTCAGCAGCTAAGAAATTTGCAATCTCAGCAAACCACGGTAGATCAGGATATTGCTTCTGGATTGCTGCCACAAACTGCTCTGGTTGCGAAGGACAAGCTGTTTCTATGCGCATTGGTTGTTCCGCGTAGCAAAGACCAATCGCACTGACGTGTTCCACTGGTTGTTCTTCGTCAATCACTGTATCATCGTTTATTTTCATTCTGGAAAGGTGGTCCGCTACTCCATTTTCTACCCCTTCTTGTCTCTTATTTCCAGGTCAAATTCCTGAAGGAGGAGAATCCATCTCAGGAGTCGCGGTTTGGCATCTTTTTTCGTGAGCAGGTACTTGAGAGCTGCATGATCCGTGTGGACTATCACCTTAGACCCAACTAGATATGATCGGAACTTCTCAAAAGCATAGGCGATGGCCAGGAGTTCCTTCTCTGTGGTAGCAAACCTACATTGAGCTTCATCCAGTGTCTTgctcgcgtagtagatcacatggagCTTTTTATCCTTCCGCTGTCCAAGCACTGCTCCCACTGCAAAGTCACTCGCGTCCGTCATGATCTCGAAAGGGAGGTCCCAATCTGGGGGTTGGACAACCGGTGCACTG
The nucleotide sequence above comes from Brassica napus cultivar Da-Ae unplaced genomic scaffold, Da-Ae ScsIHWf_1823;HRSCAF=2459, whole genome shotgun sequence. Encoded proteins:
- the LOC125599256 gene encoding uncharacterized protein LOC125599256, whose translation is MKINDDTVIDEEQPVEHVSAIGLCYAEQPMRIETACPSQPEQFVAAIQKQYPDLPWFAEIANFLAAEKEPQKFTGNEKRKFLREARHYFWDEPYLYRQRKDGIFRRCVPEAEIPGILHHCHGSSYAGHFATFKTVSKILQAGFWWPTMFRDAHAFISRCNACQRMGSISKRNEMPQNYILEVEVFDCWGIDFMGPFPPSHKNEYILVAVDYVSKWVEALLVRPTTHEL